The following proteins come from a genomic window of Micromonospora zamorensis:
- the lysA gene encoding diaminopimelate decarboxylase, translating into MRAHEAGALHADISKQGPAWLRTPEDVNALMPTLWPRSVTRGADGAVAVAGLSVRDIAAEFGTPVYVLDEADLRSRCRDFRAAFPTEDIFYAGKAFLCRAVVRMIAEEGLHLDVCTGGELATALSAGMPPERIGFHGNNKSVSELSRALDAGVGRIIVDSFTEIDRLTALARERGVRPRVLVRVTVGVEAHTHEFIATAHEDQKFGFSLAGGAAANAAFKILDEGVLELRGLHSHIGSQIFDASGFEVSARRVLALQAQIRDARGVELPELDLGGGFGIAYTSQDDPATPQDLAKRLRKIVDSECAAENLAVPHLSIEPGRAIVGPAVFTLYEVGTVKELDGIRTFVSVDGGMSDNIRTALYDASYSATLASRASTAQPLLARVVGKHCESGDIVVKDEFLPADVQAGDLVAVPGTGAYCRSMASNYNHVPRPPVVAVRDGQARLIVRRETEEDLLALDVG; encoded by the coding sequence ATGCGGGCTCATGAGGCTGGTGCGCTGCACGCGGACATCAGCAAGCAGGGGCCGGCCTGGCTGCGTACCCCCGAGGACGTCAACGCCCTGATGCCGACGCTGTGGCCGCGCAGCGTGACGCGGGGGGCCGACGGCGCGGTCGCCGTCGCGGGCCTGAGCGTCCGCGACATCGCGGCCGAGTTCGGCACCCCGGTGTACGTCCTGGACGAGGCTGACCTGCGCTCGCGCTGCCGCGACTTCCGGGCGGCCTTCCCGACCGAGGACATCTTCTACGCGGGCAAGGCGTTCCTGTGCCGAGCGGTGGTCCGGATGATCGCCGAGGAGGGCCTGCACCTGGACGTCTGCACCGGGGGTGAGCTGGCCACCGCGTTGTCGGCCGGGATGCCGCCGGAGCGGATCGGCTTCCACGGCAACAACAAGTCGGTCTCCGAGCTGTCCCGGGCGCTGGACGCCGGGGTGGGGCGGATCATCGTCGACTCGTTCACCGAGATCGACCGCCTGACCGCGCTGGCCCGCGAGCGGGGGGTTCGGCCTCGGGTGCTGGTGCGGGTCACTGTCGGCGTGGAGGCGCACACCCACGAGTTCATCGCCACCGCCCACGAGGACCAGAAGTTCGGCTTCTCGCTGGCCGGCGGTGCCGCCGCGAACGCCGCGTTCAAGATCCTCGACGAGGGTGTGCTGGAGCTGCGTGGTCTGCACTCGCACATCGGCTCGCAGATCTTCGATGCCAGCGGCTTCGAGGTCTCGGCCCGCCGGGTGCTCGCCCTCCAGGCCCAGATCCGCGACGCGCGCGGGGTGGAGCTGCCCGAGCTGGACCTGGGCGGCGGCTTCGGCATCGCGTACACCTCCCAGGACGACCCGGCGACACCACAGGACCTGGCCAAGCGCCTCCGCAAGATCGTCGACTCGGAGTGCGCGGCGGAGAACCTGGCCGTGCCGCATCTGTCGATCGAGCCGGGGCGGGCCATCGTCGGGCCGGCCGTGTTCACCCTCTACGAGGTCGGCACGGTCAAGGAGCTCGACGGCATCCGGACGTTCGTCAGCGTCGACGGCGGGATGAGCGACAACATCCGCACCGCCCTGTACGACGCGTCCTACTCGGCGACGCTGGCCTCGCGGGCCTCGACCGCGCAGCCGTTGCTCGCCCGCGTGGTGGGAAAGCACTGTGAGTCCGGGGACATCGTGGTGAAGGATGAATTCCTGCCCGCCGACGTGCAGGCCGGAGATCTTGTCGCGGTGCCCGGCACCGGTGCCTACTGCCGGAGCATGGCCAGCAACTACAACCACGTACCCCGGCCACCGGTGGTCGCGGTACGCGACGGCCAGGCGCGCCTGATCGTCCGGCGGGAAACCGAAGAGGACCTGCTCGCTTTGGATGTGGGATGA
- the argS gene encoding arginine--tRNA ligase — protein sequence MTPAELASVVLAAAHAVFEQRGLDRAALPASTVVERPRNPEHGDYASTLALQLSKKVGVPPRELAAALADELGRASGVKSVEIAGPGFLNIRLDAAAAGQLARVIVEAGAEYGRSDRLAGEKINLEFVSANPTGPVHIGGVRWAAVGDALSRLLRATGADVGTEYYFNDAGSQIDRFARSLLAAAKGEPAPEDGYGGAYIAEIATEVQARRPEVRTLDDDAAQEVFRVEGVALMFDEIRSSLRDFGVEFDTYFNEKDLHDRGELDLALNRLRQQGHLYESEGATWLRTTDFGDDKDRVLRKSNGEWTYFAADCAYYLDKRERGFERVVIMLGADHHGYIGRMKAMAACFGDDPERNLEILIGQLVNLLRDGAPMRMSKRAGTVITLEDLVEAIGVDASRYALARYSSDSPIDIDIELWTRATRDNPVYYVQYVAARTAGVARNAAEVGLVPGDGEAFRPELLDHEKENELLKALAEFPAVVATAAELREPHRVARYLEESVAASYHRFYDNCRVLPLGDEEVTDLHRARLWLNNATRTVIANGLHLLGVSAPERM from the coding sequence GTGACTCCTGCAGAACTAGCCTCGGTCGTCCTCGCCGCCGCCCACGCCGTCTTCGAGCAGCGTGGGCTCGACCGCGCCGCGCTGCCGGCGAGCACGGTGGTGGAGCGACCGCGCAACCCCGAGCACGGCGACTACGCCTCGACGCTCGCGCTGCAGTTGAGCAAGAAGGTGGGCGTCCCGCCTCGGGAGCTGGCAGCGGCCCTGGCCGACGAGCTGGGCCGGGCATCGGGCGTCAAATCGGTCGAAATCGCCGGGCCGGGCTTCCTGAACATCCGGCTCGACGCGGCTGCGGCCGGTCAGCTCGCCCGGGTGATCGTCGAGGCCGGCGCGGAGTACGGCCGCAGCGACCGGCTGGCCGGCGAGAAGATCAACCTGGAGTTCGTCTCGGCCAACCCGACCGGGCCGGTGCACATCGGCGGGGTCCGCTGGGCGGCCGTCGGTGACGCGCTGAGCCGGCTGCTGCGGGCCACCGGCGCCGACGTCGGCACTGAGTATTACTTCAACGACGCGGGTTCGCAGATCGACCGGTTCGCCAGGTCGCTGCTCGCCGCCGCCAAGGGTGAGCCGGCGCCGGAGGACGGCTACGGCGGGGCGTACATCGCCGAGATCGCCACCGAGGTGCAGGCCCGCCGGCCGGAGGTGCGGACCCTCGACGACGACGCCGCCCAGGAGGTCTTCCGGGTCGAGGGCGTCGCGCTGATGTTCGACGAGATCCGCTCCTCGCTGCGTGACTTCGGGGTGGAGTTCGACACCTACTTCAACGAGAAGGACCTGCACGACCGCGGTGAGCTGGACCTCGCGCTGAACCGGCTGCGTCAGCAGGGGCACCTCTACGAGTCCGAGGGCGCGACCTGGCTGCGCACCACCGACTTCGGTGACGACAAGGACCGGGTGCTGCGCAAGTCCAACGGCGAGTGGACGTACTTCGCCGCGGACTGCGCCTACTACCTGGACAAGCGCGAGCGCGGCTTCGAGCGGGTCGTGATCATGCTGGGCGCCGACCACCACGGCTACATCGGCCGGATGAAGGCGATGGCCGCCTGCTTCGGCGACGACCCGGAGCGCAACCTGGAGATCCTCATCGGGCAGCTGGTCAACCTGCTGCGCGACGGCGCCCCGATGCGGATGAGCAAGCGGGCCGGCACCGTGATCACCCTGGAGGACCTGGTCGAGGCGATCGGCGTGGACGCCTCCCGGTACGCGTTGGCCCGCTACTCCAGCGACTCCCCGATCGACATCGACATCGAGCTGTGGACCCGGGCGACCCGCGACAACCCGGTCTACTACGTGCAGTACGTGGCGGCCCGGACCGCGGGCGTGGCCCGCAACGCCGCCGAGGTGGGGCTGGTCCCGGGCGACGGGGAAGCGTTCCGTCCCGAACTGCTCGACCACGAGAAGGAGAACGAGCTGCTCAAGGCGCTCGCCGAGTTCCCCGCCGTGGTGGCCACGGCCGCCGAGCTGCGGGAACCGCACCGGGTGGCCCGTTACCTGGAGGAGAGCGTCGCCGCCTCCTACCACCGGTTCTACGACAACTGCCGGGTGCTGCCGCTGGGCGACGAGGAGGTCACCGACCTGCACCGCGCCCGGCTGTGGCTCAACAACGCCACCCGCACGGTGATCGCCAACGGCCTGCACCTGCTCGGCGTCTCCGCTCCCGAGAGGATGTGA
- a CDS encoding DUF3105 domain-containing protein, with protein MSISTPGGPERRPTVVSTGKKPAAGRPAAGAKAGSGKPAGSPRAGGKGPRKPVTPVKVSQGRAWGPIALFVAVGVLAAGIIGYGAWASFQGSKPWDKRANAIDGIANIRKSDPDSLKYESHKSGPLTWNYSPPVGGVHNAAWQNCMGDVYDAPIANEHAVHSLEHGAVWITYRPDLPKDQVDKLAGKVRGVEKTLMSPYEGLDKPISLQAWGYQLKVDNADDSRIDEFIKDLRVNASVEGPTALCNTGITATGTTPRELQQQPTQ; from the coding sequence ATGAGCATCAGCACCCCGGGTGGCCCTGAGCGCCGCCCGACCGTGGTCAGCACCGGCAAGAAGCCGGCCGCCGGCCGGCCCGCCGCCGGCGCCAAGGCCGGTTCCGGCAAGCCGGCGGGCTCCCCCCGGGCAGGTGGCAAGGGCCCTCGTAAGCCGGTCACCCCGGTCAAGGTGAGCCAGGGCCGCGCCTGGGGCCCCATCGCGCTCTTCGTCGCGGTGGGCGTCCTCGCGGCCGGCATCATCGGCTACGGTGCCTGGGCGTCGTTCCAGGGCTCCAAGCCGTGGGACAAGCGGGCCAACGCCATCGACGGCATCGCCAACATCCGCAAGTCCGACCCGGACAGCCTGAAGTACGAGTCGCACAAGTCGGGTCCGCTGACCTGGAACTACTCGCCGCCCGTGGGTGGGGTGCACAACGCCGCCTGGCAGAACTGCATGGGCGACGTCTACGACGCCCCGATCGCCAACGAGCACGCGGTGCACAGCCTGGAGCACGGCGCCGTGTGGATCACCTACCGGCCCGACCTCCCCAAGGACCAGGTCGACAAGCTCGCCGGCAAGGTGCGCGGCGTCGAGAAGACGCTGATGAGCCCGTACGAGGGCCTGGACAAGCCGATCTCGCTGCAGGCCTGGGGCTACCAGCTCAAGGTCGACAACGCCGACGACTCGCGGATCGACGAGTTCATCAAGGACCTGCGGGTCAACGCCTCCGTCGAGGGCCCGACGGCGCTCTGCAACACGGGAATCACCGCCACCGGCACCACGCCGCGTGAGCTCCAGCAGCAGCCCACTCAGTAA
- a CDS encoding DUF305 domain-containing protein — protein sequence MTAPATTDSEYDDTPAVPDEDGRAPASRYGVLALAVMVVVGLLLGYAGGLLTPRLTRPGDASVEAGFARDMTSHHAQAVEMSLIAYRSATLPEVRQIAVDIATGQQGEIGAMQTWLREWDLSPTGSQPPMSWMSDGATVKNGLMPGMATPQQMAALRDAKGIEVDRQFLALMYDHHLGGIHMIDAALGETDNDEVLRVARTMKATQQTELNNLRQLQAQAKG from the coding sequence ATGACTGCCCCCGCCACCACCGACAGCGAGTACGACGACACCCCGGCCGTCCCGGACGAGGACGGCCGGGCCCCGGCGTCGCGCTACGGCGTGCTGGCGCTCGCCGTCATGGTGGTGGTGGGGTTGCTCCTCGGGTACGCGGGCGGTCTGCTCACCCCACGCCTCACCCGACCCGGTGACGCGTCGGTCGAGGCGGGCTTCGCCCGGGACATGACGTCCCACCACGCGCAGGCGGTGGAGATGAGCCTGATCGCGTACCGGTCGGCCACCCTCCCCGAGGTGCGACAGATCGCCGTCGACATCGCCACCGGGCAGCAGGGCGAGATCGGCGCCATGCAGACCTGGCTGCGCGAATGGGACCTGAGCCCCACCGGGTCACAGCCACCCATGTCGTGGATGTCCGACGGAGCCACGGTCAAGAACGGGCTGATGCCGGGGATGGCCACCCCGCAGCAGATGGCCGCCCTGCGCGACGCCAAGGGCATCGAGGTCGACCGACAGTTCCTAGCCCTGATGTACGACCACCACCTCGGCGGCATCCACATGATCGACGCGGCCCTCGGCGAAACCGACAACGACGAGGTGCTGCGGGTGGCTCGGACGATGAAGGCCACCCAGCAGACCGAGCTGAACAACCTCCGGCAGCTCCAGGCGCAGGCCAAGGGCTGA
- a CDS encoding winged helix-turn-helix domain-containing protein, protein MGVALRDARRSVTSWCRRHTIGGDGAVAAVRRGQRQGEPGMLSREQELELIDTLRGVHPDEFGLDEELWTRQSLTTLIQRRFDLPLDPGAVGAYLRAWGLGPREPRERACGLCVSAVERWVRSEYPAITRAAQEHLAEVYWIGRVRLRGTMPAADVISAVSSRGRVRFMITTPTVDPPLPRDFVLRLSGEEQRTVHLIVDGSWPRNEWPRRLPRRIVLHPLPSCGRAIAAA, encoded by the coding sequence GTGGGGGTTGCACTCAGAGACGCACGGCGTTCGGTCACCAGTTGGTGCCGACGCCACACCATTGGCGGTGACGGGGCGGTGGCAGCCGTCCGTCGCGGACAGCGGCAGGGCGAGCCGGGAATGCTCAGCCGCGAACAGGAACTCGAACTGATCGACACACTGCGGGGCGTCCACCCCGACGAGTTCGGCTTGGACGAGGAGCTGTGGACGCGGCAGAGCCTCACCACGCTCATCCAACGGCGCTTCGACCTGCCGTTGGACCCTGGCGCGGTCGGGGCGTACCTGCGGGCCTGGGGGTTGGGTCCGCGCGAGCCGCGCGAGCGCGCCTGCGGGCTCTGCGTCAGCGCGGTCGAGCGCTGGGTCCGCAGTGAGTACCCGGCGATCACCCGGGCCGCCCAGGAGCACCTCGCGGAGGTCTACTGGATCGGCCGGGTCCGACTGCGCGGCACCATGCCGGCGGCGGACGTGATCTCCGCGGTCTCGTCCCGTGGTCGGGTGCGCTTCATGATCACCACGCCGACGGTGGACCCGCCGCTCCCCCGTGACTTCGTGCTGCGGCTCAGCGGCGAGGAGCAGCGCACCGTGCACCTGATCGTGGACGGCTCCTGGCCGCGCAACGAGTGGCCACGTCGGCTCCCCCGGCGAATCGTCCTGCACCCGCTGCCCAGTTGCGGGCGGGCGATCGCGGCGGCCTGA
- a CDS encoding helix-turn-helix transcriptional regulator, with translation MATTSARLLSLLSLLQARRDWPGGLLAERLDVSPRTVRRDVDRLRELGYPIRAFKGPDGGYRLDAGAQLPPLLFDDDQAVAIAVALQVAALSGADIQEGAARALNTMRQVMPSRLRHRIDALQVTAVGQPATGPDTPVDSTVLTAIGAAVHAHEVLRFDYASTSAATDAPPRRVEPHHLVTWKGRWYLVAWDLDRDDWRTFRCDRVSPRTPTGPRFTPRQLPMGDVATYVAGRFRGSTDTSAWPCVGEVILGLPAAVVATYTRDGLVEELGPDRCKLVQGSWSWIGLAAALGRFDADIEVIGPAELKAAFAGLARRYAEAAG, from the coding sequence ATGGCCACGACCTCCGCGAGACTGCTGTCGCTGCTCTCGCTCCTCCAGGCCCGGCGTGACTGGCCGGGGGGCCTCCTGGCCGAGAGGCTGGACGTGAGCCCGCGAACGGTGCGACGCGACGTCGACCGGCTGCGCGAGCTCGGCTACCCGATCAGAGCCTTCAAGGGGCCGGACGGCGGGTACCGGCTCGACGCCGGCGCCCAACTGCCACCCCTGCTGTTCGACGACGATCAGGCCGTCGCCATCGCCGTCGCACTCCAGGTGGCAGCCCTCTCCGGGGCGGACATCCAGGAGGGCGCGGCGCGAGCGCTGAACACCATGCGGCAGGTCATGCCCAGCCGACTGCGGCACCGCATCGACGCCCTCCAGGTCACCGCCGTCGGACAACCCGCCACCGGGCCGGACACCCCGGTCGACAGCACAGTGCTGACAGCCATCGGTGCGGCCGTCCACGCCCACGAGGTTCTGCGCTTCGACTACGCCTCGACGAGCGCCGCCACCGACGCACCGCCCCGCCGCGTGGAGCCCCACCACCTCGTCACCTGGAAGGGTCGCTGGTATCTCGTCGCCTGGGACCTCGACCGGGACGACTGGCGGACCTTCCGCTGCGACCGGGTCAGCCCGCGTACCCCGACCGGACCACGCTTCACCCCACGACAACTGCCCATGGGAGACGTGGCCACGTACGTCGCGGGCCGCTTCCGAGGTTCCACCGACACCTCGGCGTGGCCCTGCGTGGGGGAGGTCATCCTCGGCCTTCCCGCCGCCGTCGTCGCCACGTACACCCGCGACGGGCTTGTCGAAGAACTCGGCCCCGACCGCTGCAAGCTCGTGCAGGGCTCCTGGTCCTGGATCGGCCTCGCAGCCGCGCTCGGCAGATTCGACGCCGACATCGAGGTGATCGGGCCCGCCGAGCTCAAGGCCGCCTTCGCGGGGCTCGCCCGCCGCTACGCCGAAGCAGCAGGATGA
- a CDS encoding VOC family protein, producing MSINTVAHINLRGNARAALDFYRAVFGGDLVAVTYADAHNVQNPDEADQVMWGQVTSAEGFQIMAYDVPSARPWSQGESPFFVSVRGSDADEITGYWKKLSEGSTVLVDLAPAGWAPLYGMLTDPFGVTWVLDVAVEHNPA from the coding sequence ATGAGCATCAACACCGTCGCGCACATCAACCTTCGGGGCAACGCGCGGGCCGCCCTCGATTTCTACCGGGCCGTCTTCGGCGGGGACCTCGTCGCGGTGACCTACGCCGACGCCCACAACGTGCAGAACCCGGACGAGGCCGACCAGGTCATGTGGGGTCAGGTCACGTCCGCCGAGGGCTTCCAGATCATGGCGTACGACGTGCCGTCGGCGCGGCCGTGGAGCCAGGGCGAGAGCCCGTTCTTCGTCTCGGTCCGGGGCAGCGACGCCGACGAGATCACCGGCTACTGGAAGAAGCTCAGCGAGGGCTCGACCGTCCTGGTCGACCTCGCGCCCGCCGGTTGGGCTCCCCTCTACGGCATGCTCACCGACCCGTTCGGCGTCACCTGGGTGCTCGACGTCGCCGTCGAGCACAACCCCGCCTGA
- a CDS encoding ABC transporter permease codes for MDTEAVIEAADVVDGRPPGADRKEQIIRMVALFVMPFLMVTMMFATYMSTMHSPHPRDMPVAVVGSGATAQAVVDGLNASDSTEATLVATRDDAVDLLHDQEATGALILPTAGGANATILTASAAGASQNATVQQLLAPVAFQNSWQTTTEDVAPLPAGDSAGIAVLFAAMGMMLAGYVPLSIMVMGVPHLLRLRRFLPVLAGWSALTSSIIWLILGPVVGAVEGHYLTFLGVGMLATAAVGLAQLLLSKVVGPLAVLPGMLLWVVFGMPASNLALSVHNMPGFFQFLHGVLPLPAAGEALRSVLYFDGNGLGTHLIVLAVWIVAALALCLLKERSASGKMIPGVPPISDPDSKAPALAGGPPRSKRFRYVAAAGFPLAILVVVVGAMGFSMHKPQPHDIPVVVVAAAPGQAQQTAAGLNAQLDGILDVTVAGTVDEATEQIRSREVVAAFVLPSAPDTPATLYSASAANASQQSAIRAIFQPITAAQGLPLTLTDVQPLSETDTGGSNSMYVGMSWIMAGFLFLAVLRGGAPHVRRLRQFLPLLGGWAIGMSVWLWFLFDVLIGAISGNALETIAYGTLTIFSVSLATGVLTRTVGLAGIIPMMVVLMMAGVPASGGGMSVYLVPEVFRPLQDVLPLPAAVDIARSLRYFDGVGVGQNLLVIAIWGAVGLVGNLVIDRWLKRRERRSDSGGPDAGTASEAHLRLVPAEAH; via the coding sequence ATGGATACCGAAGCCGTGATCGAGGCTGCCGACGTGGTGGACGGCCGCCCGCCCGGCGCGGACCGCAAGGAACAGATCATCCGAATGGTCGCACTGTTCGTGATGCCGTTCCTCATGGTCACCATGATGTTCGCGACCTACATGTCGACCATGCACTCACCGCACCCCCGGGACATGCCGGTCGCGGTCGTCGGCAGCGGCGCCACGGCGCAGGCCGTCGTCGACGGGCTCAACGCCTCTGACAGCACCGAGGCCACCCTGGTGGCCACCCGCGACGACGCGGTCGACCTGCTGCACGACCAGGAAGCCACCGGCGCGCTCATCCTGCCCACCGCGGGCGGCGCCAACGCCACCATCCTCACCGCCTCGGCGGCCGGAGCCTCACAGAACGCCACCGTCCAGCAGTTGCTTGCGCCCGTGGCCTTCCAGAACAGCTGGCAGACCACCACCGAGGACGTCGCACCGCTACCCGCCGGTGACTCTGCCGGCATCGCGGTCCTGTTCGCCGCGATGGGCATGATGCTGGCCGGTTACGTGCCACTGAGCATCATGGTGATGGGCGTCCCTCACCTGCTGCGGCTGCGACGGTTCCTGCCCGTGCTGGCCGGCTGGTCCGCGCTCACCAGCTCGATCATCTGGCTCATCCTCGGGCCCGTCGTGGGTGCCGTCGAGGGTCACTACCTCACCTTCCTCGGCGTCGGCATGCTCGCCACCGCGGCCGTCGGCCTGGCCCAGCTGCTGCTCTCCAAGGTGGTCGGGCCCCTCGCGGTGCTGCCCGGCATGCTGCTCTGGGTCGTGTTCGGCATGCCCGCGTCGAACCTGGCCCTGTCGGTGCACAACATGCCCGGGTTCTTCCAGTTCCTGCATGGCGTGCTGCCGCTCCCGGCGGCCGGTGAGGCACTGCGCTCGGTCCTGTACTTCGACGGCAACGGTCTGGGCACCCACCTGATCGTCCTGGCCGTGTGGATCGTGGCCGCCCTCGCGCTCTGTCTGCTCAAGGAGCGCAGCGCGAGCGGGAAGATGATCCCCGGCGTCCCCCCGATCAGCGACCCCGACTCGAAGGCCCCCGCTCTGGCCGGCGGGCCGCCGCGCTCCAAGCGGTTCCGGTACGTGGCCGCGGCCGGCTTCCCGCTGGCCATCCTCGTGGTCGTCGTGGGCGCCATGGGGTTCTCCATGCACAAACCGCAACCGCACGACATCCCGGTCGTCGTGGTCGCCGCCGCCCCGGGGCAGGCTCAGCAGACCGCTGCCGGTCTCAACGCACAGCTTGACGGCATCCTCGACGTCACCGTCGCCGGCACCGTGGATGAGGCCACCGAGCAGATCCGCTCCCGCGAGGTGGTCGCCGCCTTCGTCCTGCCGTCGGCACCGGACACCCCGGCGACGCTGTACTCGGCGTCCGCCGCGAACGCCAGCCAGCAGTCCGCGATCCGCGCGATCTTCCAGCCGATCACCGCGGCCCAGGGCCTCCCGCTCACGCTCACCGACGTGCAACCCCTGAGCGAGACCGACACCGGCGGCAGCAACAGCATGTACGTCGGCATGTCCTGGATCATGGCCGGCTTCCTGTTCCTGGCCGTCCTGCGTGGCGGTGCCCCGCACGTGCGCCGCCTGCGCCAGTTCCTGCCGCTGCTGGGCGGCTGGGCGATCGGCATGTCCGTCTGGCTGTGGTTCCTCTTCGACGTCCTCATCGGCGCGATCAGCGGCAACGCCCTGGAGACGATCGCCTACGGCACCCTGACCATCTTCTCGGTCTCCCTGGCCACCGGAGTGCTCACCCGCACCGTCGGCCTGGCGGGAATCATCCCGATGATGGTGGTGCTCATGATGGCCGGCGTACCCGCCTCCGGAGGTGGCATGTCGGTGTACCTGGTCCCCGAGGTGTTCCGCCCTCTCCAGGACGTGCTGCCGCTGCCCGCGGCGGTCGACATCGCCCGATCGCTGCGGTACTTCGACGGCGTCGGCGTCGGACAGAACCTGCTGGTCATCGCCATCTGGGGCGCTGTCGGGCTCGTCGGAAACCTCGTGATCGACCGGTGGCTCAAACGCCGCGAGCGCCGCTCGGACTCCGGCGGCCCGGACGCGGGTACGGCATCCGAGGCGCACCTGAGGCTGGTGCCGGCCGAAGCGCACTGA
- a CDS encoding TetR/AcrR family transcriptional regulator, with translation MRRSEAARTALLNAAERLFAESGVAEVSDRRVAEAAGNTNHSAVRYYFGGREGLLKALMARHVHEVAQARVGMPPIDDSVLGDIRGLVEPSMRVLDQLPRPSWRARFLEHMLHNPATLPIVREAQDTTPQALELRESLAARLRHLDPEVVAGRALLITRIVSTATAEVEARAERNGEDPRWPEVGDFLVDAITGMLSAPISRPRRAES, from the coding sequence ATGAGGCGGTCCGAGGCGGCCCGCACCGCGCTGCTGAACGCGGCGGAGCGGCTGTTCGCCGAGTCGGGAGTCGCCGAGGTCTCCGACCGCAGGGTGGCCGAGGCGGCTGGCAACACCAACCACTCGGCGGTGCGCTACTACTTCGGCGGGCGCGAGGGCCTGCTCAAGGCGCTGATGGCCCGCCACGTGCACGAGGTGGCGCAGGCACGCGTCGGCATGCCCCCGATCGACGACTCCGTCCTCGGCGACATCCGCGGTCTCGTGGAGCCGAGCATGCGGGTCCTCGACCAGCTACCGCGCCCGAGCTGGCGGGCCCGGTTCCTGGAACACATGCTGCACAACCCCGCCACCTTGCCGATCGTGCGGGAAGCCCAGGACACCACGCCACAGGCACTGGAGCTGCGCGAGTCACTGGCCGCGCGGCTACGGCACCTCGACCCGGAGGTGGTCGCCGGCCGGGCGCTCCTGATCACCCGCATCGTCAGCACCGCGACGGCCGAGGTCGAGGCACGCGCCGAACGCAACGGCGAAGACCCCCGATGGCCCGAGGTCGGCGACTTCCTCGTCGACGCCATCACCGGAATGCTCAGCGCCCCCATCAGCCGGCCACGCCGAGCGGAGAGCTGA